A genomic segment from Pyrodictium occultum encodes:
- the argF gene encoding ornithine carbamoyltransferase produces MPGTLQGRDLLSIRDLSREEIRLILDTAKQLKQRYYAGERVIPVLKGKTIALLFEKPSTRTRVSMEVAAVQLGAYPLVLRKGETQLSRGEPIKDTARVLSRYVDAIAARVYSHKSLEELAAYSTVPVINMLSDLEHPLQALADALTIEERFGSVKGVKVAYVGDGRNNVAHSLLLVVAKLGGHIAIASPPGLQPRSDVVEAAQAAAEESGATIEILEDPREAVRGADVVYTDVWVSMGEEGEAEQRRRMLRGYQVNEQLMSLASSRAVFMHCLPAHRGEEVTEEVIEGPWSIVWDQAENRLHVQKAVLALLLSP; encoded by the coding sequence TTGCCGGGCACTCTCCAGGGGAGGGATCTCCTATCCATACGCGACCTCTCGCGCGAGGAGATCCGCCTAATACTAGACACGGCTAAGCAGCTCAAGCAGCGCTACTATGCCGGCGAGCGTGTGATACCCGTACTCAAGGGTAAGACTATAGCGCTCCTCTTCGAGAAGCCCAGTACGCGAACCCGGGTCAGCATGGAGGTTGCGGCGGTCCAGCTCGGCGCCTACCCGCTGGTGCTCCGGAAGGGCGAGACCCAACTCAGCAGGGGAGAGCCCATCAAGGATACTGCTAGGGTTCTTTCGCGCTATGTTGACGCTATAGCGGCTAGGGTGTATAGCCACAAGAGCCTAGAGGAGCTGGCAGCATACTCCACAGTCCCAGTGATAAACATGCTGAGTGATCTGGAGCACCCTCTGCAGGCGCTGGCCGACGCGCTCACAATCGAGGAGCGCTTCGGCAGCGTCAAGGGCGTGAAGGTTGCCTATGTGGGTGATGGGCGCAACAACGTTGCCCACAGCCTGCTGCTCGTAGTAGCGAAGCTGGGAGGCCACATAGCTATAGCGTCCCCGCCCGGGCTGCAGCCCCGCAGCGACGTGGTGGAGGCTGCACAGGCCGCCGCGGAGGAGAGCGGGGCAACTATAGAGATCCTCGAGGACCCCAGGGAGGCCGTGCGAGGGGCTGATGTAGTATACACGGACGTATGGGTAAGCATGGGGGAGGAGGGAGAGGCCGAGCAGAGACGCAGGATGCTGAGAGGCTACCAGGTCAACGAGCAGCTCATGTCTCTAGCGTCGAGCAGGGCAGTGTTCATGCACTGCTTGCCAGCCCACCGTGGGGAGGAGGTAACGGAGGAGGTAATAGAGGGCCCCTGGAGCATTGTATGGGACCAGGCTGAGAATAGGCTGCATGTACAAAAAGCCGTGCTAGCCCTGCTACTCTCCCCCTAG
- a CDS encoding STT3 domain-containing protein yields the protein MAKAVRGAGKAERREPLLSRLFGNRVFLAVAAASIVALLTILAFYIRALPYQNYNLIYHRALSLGPGDKAKFAFIDANDPWIEYWLASYLRSHGIGSWTRLTTDNPDTHIFWYPWGRDFSHDEFPFIPVVGALAPGGLDTARWISLIPPIFGALMVPIAYIYIRRFYGELAGLTAALLLAILPASCSRTFAGFVEKTGIAMPFFIAGLALYSEALRRRSLPVAFAAGIAMGFIGFIWGGYAIAAILIAITSLLAPTAVEWRHAPAIARAGVAVGIGFLAILAVASRYGPASIKYGEAVLLGTLIPYIVVELLEIAGRRKVHGVAWRRPEAIYRIVAIALLVLGIAAAPALGVRGRALFAMAWPLRLAGEIHLSRLAETVAEHSSPLMSRGLFLTFVREGNIAALLAPVASLYLLYRSLRRREPEHLPLSLAALGLYYAVLGMLYFLQASSVVGILSVAALVGMLAPSGRSVPKRLARSKRLERSSYELRLAATIILVIIVLAAAVVGAKTAYAMMRSHIASITGYSVNVQQYDWLHMLKEIENATSKDTVIVAWWDYGYWISVGAHRPTLADGATTNATQIRLLAEFFTSTSEDEAVNILKALHLKPGKTLIFVHDNALYDPATGSLVYSIDARLPSIDIAKSWAMLHIAGKDEQGFEVGNSKYRQTLIYKMFASAPYHFDKVGEIYPQNLIHVKGKRITSVELFGEKTSPYSFKHFKPYRVILGLYMDSRGRPLAFAAGGHTYYFVQVLILYEWAG from the coding sequence TTGGCCAAAGCAGTCAGGGGCGCCGGAAAGGCCGAGAGGAGAGAGCCGCTACTCTCAAGGCTGTTCGGGAACCGGGTGTTCCTCGCGGTAGCAGCAGCGTCTATCGTGGCGCTGCTCACCATACTAGCGTTCTACATCAGGGCGCTGCCATACCAGAACTACAATCTCATCTACCATAGGGCGCTCAGCCTGGGCCCAGGCGACAAGGCCAAGTTCGCGTTTATAGACGCCAACGACCCCTGGATAGAGTACTGGCTGGCATCATACCTTAGGAGCCACGGCATAGGGTCCTGGACGAGGCTTACGACGGATAACCCGGATACGCACATATTCTGGTATCCATGGGGCAGGGACTTCAGCCACGATGAGTTCCCCTTCATCCCAGTAGTAGGGGCCTTAGCGCCCGGGGGGCTTGACACGGCAAGATGGATCTCGCTAATCCCCCCGATCTTCGGCGCGCTAATGGTACCTATAGCGTATATCTACATCAGAAGGTTCTACGGCGAGCTCGCCGGGCTTACAGCCGCGCTTCTCCTAGCAATACTCCCCGCATCATGCAGCAGGACGTTCGCCGGTTTCGTGGAGAAGACTGGTATAGCTATGCCATTCTTCATAGCCGGGCTAGCGCTCTACAGCGAGGCTCTACGCCGGCGTAGCCTGCCGGTAGCATTCGCCGCCGGCATAGCTATGGGTTTCATAGGCTTCATCTGGGGAGGCTACGCGATAGCGGCAATACTCATAGCTATTACCTCGCTCCTTGCCCCCACAGCAGTAGAGTGGAGGCATGCACCGGCTATAGCAAGAGCCGGGGTGGCGGTGGGCATAGGCTTTCTAGCAATCCTCGCAGTAGCATCAAGGTATGGGCCCGCGTCAATAAAGTATGGTGAAGCCGTACTCCTGGGCACCCTGATACCCTACATAGTGGTTGAGCTACTTGAAATAGCCGGGCGAAGAAAAGTACATGGAGTAGCATGGAGGAGGCCCGAGGCTATATACAGGATTGTAGCCATTGCACTCCTAGTGCTGGGAATTGCTGCAGCACCCGCATTAGGGGTGAGAGGTAGAGCCCTATTCGCCATGGCATGGCCTCTCCGTCTCGCCGGCGAGATCCACCTATCAAGGCTGGCGGAAACCGTGGCAGAGCACTCCTCGCCGCTCATGAGCAGGGGGCTTTTCCTCACATTCGTCCGGGAGGGCAACATAGCAGCCCTACTAGCCCCCGTGGCTTCACTCTACCTACTCTACCGGTCACTGCGGAGAAGGGAGCCAGAACACCTTCCACTCTCACTGGCAGCGCTAGGGCTCTACTACGCGGTACTGGGCATGCTCTACTTCCTCCAAGCCTCCTCGGTGGTAGGTATACTCTCGGTGGCAGCGCTTGTGGGCATGCTGGCGCCGTCAGGCCGCAGTGTCCCCAAGCGCCTGGCGCGCTCCAAGCGCTTGGAGAGGAGTAGTTACGAGCTAAGGCTAGCAGCCACGATTATACTTGTGATCATAGTTCTCGCAGCAGCCGTGGTAGGCGCCAAGACCGCCTATGCAATGATGAGAAGCCATATAGCAAGCATTACGGGGTACAGCGTCAACGTCCAGCAGTATGACTGGCTCCACATGCTCAAGGAGATAGAGAACGCTACTTCCAAGGACACCGTGATAGTGGCCTGGTGGGATTACGGGTACTGGATTAGCGTGGGTGCTCACCGTCCAACGCTGGCAGACGGAGCCACTACAAACGCCACACAGATAAGACTGCTAGCCGAGTTCTTCACCTCAACGAGTGAAGACGAGGCAGTCAATATACTCAAGGCGCTCCACCTCAAGCCCGGCAAGACCCTGATATTCGTGCACGACAACGCGCTGTACGATCCTGCAACAGGGTCCCTGGTATACAGTATTGATGCAAGGCTGCCCTCCATAGATATAGCAAAGTCGTGGGCCATGCTTCATATAGCTGGGAAGGATGAACAAGGCTTCGAAGTAGGCAATAGCAAGTATAGACAGACGCTCATATATAAAATGTTCGCTAGTGCACCCTACCATTTCGATAAGGTGGGCGAGATATACCCACAAAACCTCATACATGTGAAGGGCAAGCGCATAACTAGCGTAGAGCTGTTTGGAGAGAAAACCAGCCCCTACAGCTTCAAGCACTTCAAACCCTACCGAGTAATACTCGGCTTATACATGGATAGCCGGGGGAGGCCGCTAGCCTTCGCTGCAGGCGGCCACACGTACTACTTTGTACAAGTGCTGATACTCTACGAGTGGGCCGGCTAG
- a CDS encoding transcriptional regulator, with product MYVEDTVRKRIIRLLMESRGPLTAREIAELVGLDPVTGEREVYEHLRHIAKTLRRAYGGRAVLYMIPPRCRDCGYVFRDLREPRKPSRCPRCRSQRIEPPRFYIEVD from the coding sequence TTGTACGTAGAGGACACGGTCAGGAAGCGTATTATAAGGCTGCTCATGGAGAGCCGTGGGCCTCTCACCGCCAGGGAGATAGCGGAGCTTGTAGGCCTGGACCCAGTCACGGGGGAGCGTGAGGTATACGAGCATCTAAGGCATATCGCCAAGACCCTCCGCCGCGCCTATGGCGGCAGGGCTGTGCTCTACATGATTCCTCCTAGGTGCAGGGACTGCGGCTACGTGTTCCGGGACCTGAGAGAGCCCAGGAAGCCTAGCCGCTGTCCTAGGTGCAGGAGCCAGCGCATAGAGCCGCCAAGGTTCTATATAGAGGTGGACTGA
- a CDS encoding nicotinamide-nucleotide adenylyltransferase: MAGGDVIGKGRRVLFFGRFQPFHRGHLAAVNWLLERYDEVVVLVGMADESHTWRNPFTAGERLLMIREALRRAGVDLGRIITATIQTLTVYSGNAGFVLGYVPPVDAVATANPAVNRAFRDAGVKAIAPPLVNRHVWCGEYIRCLMLRGDESWRRLVPEPVPDIIDSIDGVSRLQDIVRDNLYSVEAACSRLAQQR, from the coding sequence ATGGCCGGTGGCGACGTTATCGGGAAGGGTAGGCGCGTGCTGTTCTTCGGGAGATTCCAGCCATTCCACCGCGGCCACCTGGCCGCGGTAAACTGGCTGCTTGAACGCTACGACGAGGTGGTCGTGCTTGTGGGCATGGCTGATGAGAGTCATACCTGGCGCAACCCCTTCACGGCGGGGGAGAGGCTGCTTATGATACGGGAGGCGCTGCGTAGAGCCGGGGTGGACCTAGGCAGGATAATCACCGCCACTATACAGACGCTAACAGTGTATAGTGGTAACGCCGGCTTCGTCTTAGGATACGTGCCGCCTGTGGACGCGGTGGCTACGGCTAACCCGGCTGTTAATAGGGCGTTTCGCGACGCGGGCGTGAAGGCTATAGCTCCGCCTCTTGTGAACCGGCATGTCTGGTGCGGAGAATACATCCGCTGCCTAATGCTTCGGGGCGACGAGTCGTGGAGGAGGCTTGTACCCGAGCCCGTCCCGGATATCATAGACAGTATTGACGGTGTTAGTAGGCTGCAGGATATAGTACGCGACAACCTCTACAGCGTCGAGGCCGCGTGCAGCAGGCTCGCGCAGCAGCGGTAG
- a CDS encoding ATP-NAD kinase family protein has protein sequence MRRKLCFVVNPLAGIGGPLALKGSDGEAGIAALKRGAQLVSPGKAVRFLSRLRFLGLSERLEIITAGGLMGEEEAREAGVKARTVYQPGDWPTSRRDTVETVKRCLREGAEIVVFTGGDGTARDVLDALGDAVERVPVLGVPAGVKMYSSVYAENPEAAADVLRDWLARRSLCDAEVLDIDEDAFRRGELRTRLYGIAKTPCSPRMVGASKQPSQSTPEEEENKRAIARYLAESMEPCTLYILGPGSTVKALADEIGVEKTLLGVDVVHNQRLLARDVDEEALYRLVEKHIEKGGRVKLIVTPIGGQGYILGRGNQQISPRILRLVGKDGLIVVATRGKMQRLRKLRVDTGDPEVDAALRGYVRVVIDYGEELVARVE, from the coding sequence GTGAGGCGTAAGCTGTGCTTTGTAGTTAACCCCCTGGCAGGCATAGGCGGGCCACTAGCCCTCAAGGGCAGCGACGGCGAGGCCGGTATAGCCGCCCTGAAGCGCGGAGCCCAGCTGGTCTCCCCCGGGAAGGCTGTAAGGTTCCTCTCCAGGCTACGCTTCCTCGGGCTCAGCGAGAGGCTCGAGATTATCACCGCCGGAGGCCTCATGGGGGAGGAGGAGGCCAGGGAAGCCGGCGTAAAGGCTAGAACGGTTTACCAGCCGGGAGACTGGCCCACGAGCCGCAGGGACACCGTGGAGACTGTGAAGCGGTGCCTGAGGGAGGGTGCGGAGATAGTAGTGTTCACCGGGGGAGACGGGACTGCGAGAGACGTGCTGGACGCTCTAGGCGACGCCGTGGAGAGGGTTCCTGTTCTCGGCGTACCAGCGGGAGTCAAGATGTACAGCTCGGTGTACGCCGAGAACCCTGAAGCCGCCGCGGATGTGCTCCGGGACTGGCTGGCGAGAAGGAGCCTCTGCGACGCCGAGGTGCTCGACATAGACGAGGATGCCTTCCGCCGCGGCGAGCTGAGGACCAGGCTCTACGGCATAGCGAAGACCCCCTGCAGCCCCAGGATGGTGGGGGCCAGTAAGCAGCCCTCCCAGAGCACACCCGAGGAGGAGGAGAACAAGAGGGCCATAGCCAGGTACCTGGCCGAGAGCATGGAGCCCTGCACGCTCTACATACTCGGCCCCGGCTCCACGGTCAAGGCGCTGGCCGACGAGATAGGTGTAGAGAAGACTCTCCTGGGGGTGGACGTGGTGCACAACCAGAGGCTCCTCGCCCGCGACGTCGACGAGGAAGCCCTCTACCGGCTGGTGGAGAAGCATATCGAGAAGGGGGGCAGGGTGAAGCTCATAGTTACGCCGATAGGCGGGCAGGGCTACATACTTGGCAGGGGGAACCAGCAGATATCGCCCCGGATACTGAGGCTGGTAGGCAAGGACGGGTTGATCGTTGTAGCTACGAGGGGCAAGATGCAGAGGCTGAGAAAGCTTAGAGTGGACACCGGGGACCCCGAGGTTGATGCCGCGCTGCGTGGATACGTCAGAGTAGTTATAGACTACGGAGAGGAGCTTGTGGCACGCGTAGAGTGA
- the alaXM gene encoding alanyl-tRNA editing protein AlaXM has translation MATRLLFQEDSYLKEFDATVTRVDGNRVYLDATAFHPRPSGGLDADTGKLVLPDGTTLRVVDTLAEGDEVAHIVEEGAERLQPGMRVHGVIDWERRYRMMQLHTASHVLAAVLYERYGARVTGGHIAPDMARDDFEIAVDDWKNAIMEAVEETNRILKRCIEVKIYWLPREEAMRIPGIVKLADKMPPDVEKLRIVEIPGIDIQADGGPHVRNTCEIPGIRVVKLQSRGRRRKRAYYTLAES, from the coding sequence ATGGCGACCAGGCTGCTCTTCCAGGAGGATAGCTACCTAAAGGAGTTCGACGCCACGGTTACCCGTGTCGACGGGAACAGGGTGTACCTCGACGCTACAGCCTTCCACCCCAGGCCAAGCGGCGGCCTCGACGCTGATACGGGCAAGCTAGTGCTCCCAGACGGCACCACGCTCCGTGTGGTGGACACCCTTGCTGAGGGCGATGAAGTGGCGCACATAGTGGAGGAGGGTGCGGAGAGGCTGCAGCCCGGGATGAGGGTGCACGGCGTTATCGACTGGGAGCGGCGCTACAGGATGATGCAGCTCCACACGGCTAGCCATGTACTGGCGGCTGTGCTCTACGAGCGGTATGGTGCCCGGGTGACCGGGGGCCATATAGCCCCGGATATGGCCCGCGACGATTTCGAGATAGCCGTTGACGACTGGAAGAATGCTATAATGGAGGCCGTGGAGGAGACTAACAGGATTCTGAAGCGCTGTATAGAGGTGAAGATCTACTGGCTCCCCCGCGAGGAGGCGATGAGGATACCCGGTATAGTGAAGCTGGCTGATAAGATGCCGCCGGACGTAGAGAAGCTTAGAATAGTCGAGATCCCGGGCATAGACATACAGGCTGACGGCGGGCCCCACGTGAGAAACACGTGCGAGATACCCGGGATAAGAGTGGTTAAGCTGCAGAGCAGGGGCAGGAGGAGGAAGAGAGCCTACTACACGCTGGCGGAGAGCTAG
- a CDS encoding A/G-specific adenine glycosylase: MLLADSGKIREFRRRIIEWYRVHGDRGLPWRNTSNAWAILVAALLLRKTTTKQVIKVYEEFIKRYPSPKALLNAEENEVKEVIRPLGIEHQRTRHLIELARLVEEKLGGRIPCDKEKLKKLPGVGDYIASEVLLGACDRPEPLLDRNMIRVIERVFSVKSAKKRPHTDPKLWAFAKMLVPKDPESARDFNYGVLDFARKVCTARSPKCSECPVRDICSYYFEDRSKKQA; this comes from the coding sequence TTGCTCCTGGCCGACAGCGGGAAGATCAGGGAGTTCAGGCGCAGGATAATAGAGTGGTACAGGGTGCATGGGGACAGGGGCCTGCCTTGGAGGAATACTAGCAATGCATGGGCCATCCTCGTCGCGGCGCTCCTCCTGAGAAAGACAACCACAAAGCAGGTGATCAAGGTTTACGAGGAGTTCATTAAGAGGTACCCGTCGCCCAAGGCGCTCCTGAACGCTGAAGAGAATGAGGTGAAGGAGGTCATACGCCCGCTGGGCATAGAGCACCAGAGGACTCGGCACCTCATAGAGCTGGCCAGGCTCGTCGAGGAGAAGCTTGGAGGGAGGATCCCATGCGACAAGGAGAAGCTCAAGAAGCTACCCGGAGTGGGCGACTACATAGCCTCGGAGGTGCTCCTGGGGGCCTGTGACAGGCCCGAACCCCTCCTCGACAGGAACATGATAAGGGTCATAGAGAGGGTTTTCAGCGTGAAGTCGGCCAAGAAGAGGCCTCACACAGACCCCAAGCTCTGGGCCTTCGCAAAAATGCTCGTGCCCAAAGACCCTGAGAGCGCCAGAGACTTCAACTACGGAGTGCTGGACTTTGCGAGAAAGGTGTGCACGGCAAGAAGCCCCAAATGCTCAGAATGCCCGGTCAGAGATATATGTAGCTACTATTTTGAAGACAGAAGCAAAAAGCAGGCATAA
- a CDS encoding DNA cytosine methyltransferase has translation MVAYGGGGTHGYHYDRDRAMLTLRERARLQTFPDTFLFHGGRGEQGEAHRDPQESGLQSLE, from the coding sequence GTGGTCGCCTACGGCGGCGGGGGGACCCACGGCTACCACTATGATCGAGACAGAGCAATGCTAACGCTGAGAGAAAGGGCGAGGTTGCAGACATTCCCAGACACATTCCTCTTCCATGGCGGCAGGGGCGAACAGGGAGAGGCTCATCGAGACCCTCAGGAGTCAGGGCTTCAAAGTCTCGAATGA
- the dcm gene encoding DNA (cytosine-5-)-methyltransferase: protein MKVYRVASLFSGAGGLDLGLVQTGRFRIVFANELRVPAAMTYARNLGLKLELCGGELEVQARPGVILACDVARVDFAGLSDAGVDVVAGGPPCQDFSIVRGPDWDRRGIEVRRGRLYAHFVRALATLQPKAFVFENVPGLVSANKGLAYKVILDDFANLKLRWDEVRRLIKADGADGAEGYEIIFSGIVHFSSLGVPQKRERLIIVGVRKDLLRGSTAALWRLRGRLEAALRGRGWLFRKYPLTPIEVFEGDRLDRLDDKYREVMRKWEGLWRELGTQRALEWKRRVWDRLTFSAVEDYLRVNGVERASPEEIEEALRQHEAVLRELGYLGRPVDRLMLPDSTTEPPREDPVVVERMKRIPRVRTTSSSGGRGGRLRGGA from the coding sequence GTGAAGGTGTACAGGGTCGCATCGCTATTCTCGGGTGCTGGGGGGCTTGACCTGGGCCTCGTCCAGACGGGGAGGTTCAGGATTGTGTTCGCTAACGAGTTGCGGGTCCCCGCGGCGATGACGTACGCGAGGAACCTGGGGCTCAAGCTGGAGCTGTGCGGTGGGGAGCTGGAAGTCCAGGCTCGGCCGGGCGTCATCCTGGCCTGCGACGTGGCCCGGGTGGACTTTGCCGGGCTCTCTGATGCGGGGGTTGACGTGGTGGCGGGTGGCCCCCCATGCCAGGACTTCTCCATTGTCCGCGGCCCCGACTGGGACAGGAGGGGGATAGAGGTCAGGAGGGGGAGGCTGTACGCCCACTTCGTGAGGGCTCTCGCCACCCTCCAGCCCAAGGCCTTCGTGTTCGAGAACGTGCCCGGCCTCGTCAGCGCCAATAAGGGGCTCGCCTACAAGGTCATCCTGGACGACTTCGCCAACCTGAAGCTCCGCTGGGATGAGGTGAGGAGGCTCATAAAGGCGGACGGCGCGGACGGAGCTGAGGGCTACGAGATAATCTTCAGCGGCATCGTCCACTTCTCCAGCCTCGGAGTCCCCCAGAAGAGGGAGCGGCTGATCATAGTGGGCGTGAGGAAAGACCTGCTCCGGGGGAGCACAGCCGCGCTTTGGAGGCTGAGGGGCAGGCTGGAGGCCGCCCTGCGCGGGAGAGGCTGGCTCTTCCGCAAGTACCCTCTCACACCCATCGAGGTCTTCGAAGGCGACCGGCTGGACAGGCTCGACGACAAGTACAGGGAGGTGATGCGGAAGTGGGAGGGCCTCTGGCGCGAGCTGGGCACTCAGCGCGCCCTGGAGTGGAAGAGGAGAGTGTGGGACAGGCTCACTTTCAGCGCAGTAGAGGACTACCTGAGAGTCAACGGAGTGGAGAGGGCCAGCCCGGAGGAGATCGAGGAGGCCCTGAGGCAACATGAGGCCGTTCTGAGGGAGCTGGGCTACCTGGGCAGGCCTGTGGACAGGCTCATGCTCCCCGACTCCACCACAGAGCCCCCGAGGGAGGATCCCGTGGTGGTTGAGAGGATGAAGAGAATCCCCCGGGTGAGAACCACGAGTTCGTCAGGGGGACGCGGTGGGAGGTTGAGGGGAGGGGCATAA
- a CDS encoding integrase, with amino-acid sequence MGRDFESILRERKGRRRVRDPATLKYYRSLFTKYLEGRELSEDLVDYVVSHPNRWLRNVFRHYVQYLYYRRRISPEAFGWLTEAVPSRGYRLDVKPYPISLEDVRRTLELLGENHPVYYTVYRVMIESGARYTHVLRMIESWDPGGTVEIPGVGVTTERLVCPGDKGFCRYYMGLRGSAKQCEWIYFSRETLELLMRVAPRRVGRHQPRRYAVRHGLVLPKYMRKVAWRLMVKTVGREAARFMQSRFGELRVSEARYEDLLGEADQAYPKYLEHLAEVGLT; translated from the coding sequence GTGGGACGCGACTTCGAGAGCATCCTGAGGGAGCGTAAGGGGCGCAGGAGGGTCAGGGATCCCGCCACACTCAAGTACTACAGGAGCCTGTTCACGAAATACCTGGAGGGCAGGGAGCTCTCAGAGGACCTGGTCGACTATGTTGTGAGCCACCCGAATAGGTGGCTCCGGAACGTATTCAGGCACTACGTCCAATACCTCTACTACAGGAGGAGGATCAGCCCCGAAGCATTCGGGTGGCTAACGGAGGCGGTGCCCTCCCGGGGGTACAGGCTGGACGTCAAGCCGTACCCCATAAGCCTCGAGGACGTTAGGAGGACCCTAGAACTCCTGGGGGAGAACCACCCGGTCTACTACACCGTCTACAGGGTCATGATCGAGTCAGGGGCCAGGTACACGCACGTGCTGAGGATGATTGAGTCCTGGGATCCTGGCGGGACCGTGGAGATACCGGGAGTTGGGGTCACAACCGAGAGGCTGGTGTGCCCCGGCGATAAAGGGTTCTGCAGGTACTACATGGGCCTCAGGGGCTCGGCCAAGCAGTGCGAGTGGATATACTTCTCTAGGGAGACCCTTGAGCTGCTGATGCGGGTAGCCCCTAGGAGGGTTGGCAGGCACCAGCCCAGAAGGTACGCGGTGAGGCACGGCCTAGTACTGCCCAAGTACATGAGGAAGGTTGCATGGAGGCTCATGGTTAAAACTGTGGGGAGGGAGGCCGCGAGGTTCATGCAGAGCAGGTTTGGGGAGCTGAGGGTGAGCGAGGCGAGGTACGAAGACCTCCTAGGGGAGGCAGACCAGGCATACCCCAAATACCTGGAGCACCTGGCTGAGGTGGGCCTCACTTAA
- a CDS encoding DUF2258 domain-containing protein, which produces MPQLSTGLVIAGAYADKLRRVLFAQLRNDIKSGKIDSKQVARRAGELNRLLFEILVNKLHIDKGDAVRIRVEYEVRDGDIEWKLDTLQMEAFRRIPDEEVRKAVLEVIEKAEHVLARPETEEERAWTTTTEAEVERQIREAARRAARPAAQPPVQVSEAVVYGSTRSGEHLAILKDPAGENVGLAVMKEDDGRTRILVILVPGRKAYRAETTVDMPVSDLEKQPEKIVEAIRSMGFTEVSRGDAEKVIKEKMEEII; this is translated from the coding sequence ATGCCCCAGCTCTCAACAGGCCTTGTCATAGCCGGTGCCTACGCCGACAAGCTGCGCAGGGTGTTGTTCGCCCAGCTTAGGAACGATATCAAGAGCGGCAAGATAGACTCAAAGCAGGTGGCCCGCCGCGCCGGCGAGCTGAACCGCCTCCTCTTCGAGATACTCGTCAACAAGCTCCATATAGACAAGGGTGATGCTGTGCGGATACGCGTAGAGTACGAGGTAAGGGATGGAGACATAGAGTGGAAGCTCGACACGCTCCAGATGGAGGCCTTCAGGAGGATACCCGACGAGGAGGTACGGAAAGCCGTGCTAGAGGTGATAGAGAAGGCTGAGCACGTACTAGCCAGGCCAGAGACCGAGGAGGAGAGAGCCTGGACAACTACAACGGAGGCGGAGGTGGAGCGCCAGATACGGGAAGCCGCTAGGCGCGCCGCCAGGCCCGCAGCCCAGCCGCCGGTACAGGTTAGCGAGGCAGTAGTATACGGGAGCACTAGGAGCGGAGAGCACCTGGCCATACTGAAGGACCCTGCCGGAGAGAACGTAGGCCTAGCTGTTATGAAGGAGGATGACGGGCGAACACGCATCCTAGTAATCCTCGTCCCGGGCAGGAAAGCCTACCGTGCCGAAACCACAGTAGACATGCCCGTCAGCGACCTGGAAAAGCAGCCGGAGAAGATAGTAGAGGCAATCCGGAGCATGGGCTTCACAGAGGTCTCGAGAGGGGATGCAGAGAAGGTAATCAAGGAAAAGATGGAGGAGATAATATAG